One Faecalicatena sp. Marseille-Q4148 DNA window includes the following coding sequences:
- a CDS encoding molybdopterin-dependent oxidoreductase: MCQGGCHVKVTVEDGKIRRVEADQDSPQGRVCARGALTPELLYSADRISHPLIRIGEKGEGKFRKATWDEALDYAAELLDKTRKTYGARALASYQGRGILGMPIARIFSGKSEPCFMKRLGSPNDFNAGSICNMASSTVTPVTTSGLNTRQMIQDVEHSDYIFIWGKNPMTDCGPRGEYRGIQKAKKRGAKIVVIDPRKTGMGELADLWIPVIPGADGALALAMLKLIIEQECYDKEFVSEYTRGFEAFRKYVESLELNDLSRFCGISVEQIKELTELFCSTEKISLIAYTGLEYQLSAIQNNRAIFTLWAITGKLDVEGGIYFNCQNQPTFQLYDLPEENQPIGMKEFPMFYKFMEGGQFCRFPEAVLNDDPYPVRALLLAGGSPVLTFPDSSKWREVYKKLDCLIVSDRYMTEDARFADVVFPASTMFETWSLTTGADGRQTLQPPAAEPFEECRDDVLIFSALAKRLGIGEDYPGNEEELKEWLLNGSAPYANDWKGPASQKERVYRKYEKGLLRSDGKPGFPTPSGKFEICSVYLEENGFTPYPEYQDMRSLPEMDCPEYPFTMTTGARSIHRMGVFGANLPGIAKLEPYPYMDLSPEDAGELELTDGAWARVTTPFGTGRFKVRVCEIARHCIHIPHGGGSEYMPEAWKIGNVNELTSLAYNDPITGFVTMKSVPCRVEKE, translated from the coding sequence ATGTGTCAGGGCGGCTGTCATGTGAAAGTTACCGTAGAAGATGGAAAGATTAGGAGAGTGGAGGCAGATCAGGATTCTCCGCAGGGGCGAGTATGTGCAAGAGGGGCATTGACGCCGGAACTGCTTTATAGCGCTGATCGTATTTCACATCCACTGATCCGGATTGGAGAAAAAGGCGAAGGGAAATTCAGAAAAGCTACATGGGATGAGGCACTGGATTATGCAGCGGAGCTTTTGGATAAGACAAGAAAAACTTATGGAGCGCGGGCGCTGGCTTCTTATCAGGGAAGAGGAATTCTTGGGATGCCGATTGCCCGCATCTTTTCCGGAAAATCCGAACCATGTTTTATGAAGCGACTTGGTTCTCCGAATGATTTTAATGCGGGATCTATTTGTAATATGGCATCCAGCACGGTTACACCGGTAACTACTTCCGGTCTCAATACAAGGCAGATGATTCAAGATGTGGAACATAGTGATTATATTTTCATCTGGGGAAAAAATCCAATGACAGACTGCGGACCACGGGGAGAATATCGGGGAATTCAGAAAGCAAAGAAACGAGGAGCAAAGATTGTAGTAATTGATCCGCGAAAAACAGGAATGGGCGAGTTGGCTGATCTGTGGATTCCTGTAATTCCGGGAGCAGATGGGGCATTGGCGTTGGCAATGCTCAAGCTGATTATTGAACAGGAATGTTACGATAAAGAATTTGTATCAGAGTATACAAGAGGATTTGAAGCGTTTAGAAAATATGTAGAATCACTGGAACTGAATGATTTATCGAGATTTTGTGGGATTTCTGTAGAGCAAATAAAAGAATTGACAGAGTTGTTCTGTTCTACAGAAAAGATTTCACTAATTGCATATACTGGATTAGAGTATCAGTTGAGTGCAATTCAGAATAATAGAGCAATCTTTACATTGTGGGCGATCACGGGGAAATTAGATGTAGAAGGCGGAATTTATTTTAATTGTCAGAATCAGCCGACGTTTCAGCTGTATGATTTGCCAGAGGAAAATCAACCGATCGGAATGAAAGAATTTCCAATGTTCTATAAATTCATGGAAGGCGGTCAGTTCTGCAGATTTCCGGAAGCAGTTTTGAATGATGATCCGTATCCGGTGCGTGCGCTTCTTCTGGCAGGAGGCTCTCCGGTATTGACATTCCCGGACAGCAGTAAATGGCGGGAAGTATATAAGAAGCTGGATTGCCTGATTGTTTCAGACCGCTATATGACAGAAGATGCCCGTTTTGCAGATGTGGTATTTCCGGCAAGCACAATGTTTGAAACGTGGTCGCTGACGACAGGAGCAGATGGAAGGCAGACGCTCCAGCCGCCGGCAGCAGAGCCATTTGAAGAGTGCAGAGATGATGTATTGATTTTCTCGGCATTAGCGAAACGGCTTGGAATTGGAGAAGATTATCCGGGAAATGAAGAGGAATTAAAAGAATGGCTGCTGAATGGTTCAGCTCCATATGCAAATGATTGGAAAGGTCCTGCTTCACAGAAGGAACGCGTATATCGTAAATACGAAAAGGGATTGCTGAGAAGTGATGGAAAACCGGGATTTCCAACGCCATCAGGAAAATTTGAAATTTGTTCTGTATATTTAGAAGAGAATGGATTTACTCCATATCCGGAGTATCAGGATATGCGGTCGCTTCCGGAGATGGATTGCCCGGAATATCCGTTTACCATGACGACCGGTGCGAGAAGTATCCATCGGATGGGAGTATTTGGGGCAAATCTTCCGGGAATTGCGAAGTTAGAGCCATATCCATATATGGATCTTTCACCGGAGGATGCAGGCGAACTTGAATTGACAGATGGAGCTTGGGCGAGAGTTACGACGCCATTTGGCACAGGGCGGTTTAAAGTTCGCGTCTGTGAGATTGCAAGACATTGTATCCATATTCCTCACGGAGGCGGAAGTGAGTATATGCCGGAGGCGTGGAAGATTGGAAATGTAAATGAACTTACAAGTCTTGCGTATAACGATCCAATCACAGGATTTGTTACAATGAAATCTGTTCCTTGCAGAGTTGAGAAGGAATAA
- a CDS encoding 2-hydroxyacyl-CoA dehydratase, giving the protein MKTSLPEQFENFADARRQGFLKIKELKDSGKNICGSFCQYTPAEIILAAGLYQVGLCGKSALSIPTAETRLPKNLCPLIKSSYGHALEESCPYAYFSDVVVGETTCDGKKKMYELLGELKPMQVIHLPNLPDYDRSLEMWTMELRTFAKGLAEKFDVEITEEKLNAAIKWCNKERKQAARIYELGRYDPPAITGMRMRDIMEGEQYMFDKEEKYKRMDEILNECEENWKKGKYPFEPDPNRPRLIVSGAGMGGIEEKTIKVIEELGGAVVCYEGCCGISSRRRLVDEDESRDPYIRIAEKYIEVPCAVVSPNTRRMKQVEETISEWKADGIISITLHSCNPFAIETENIKRVCEKCGIPLLHIETDFTEGDAGQIRTRIEAYLEMIRARKEEQ; this is encoded by the coding sequence ATGAAAACATCATTACCAGAACAGTTTGAGAATTTTGCAGATGCCAGAAGACAAGGATTTTTGAAAATCAAGGAATTGAAAGACAGTGGAAAAAATATTTGCGGTTCATTCTGTCAGTATACCCCTGCTGAAATTATTTTGGCAGCGGGATTGTATCAGGTAGGATTGTGCGGAAAAAGCGCATTATCGATTCCGACAGCAGAAACAAGACTTCCAAAGAATTTGTGTCCGTTGATTAAGTCGAGCTATGGACATGCATTGGAAGAGAGCTGTCCGTATGCATATTTTTCAGATGTTGTCGTAGGGGAAACAACATGTGACGGAAAGAAAAAGATGTATGAGCTTTTAGGCGAACTTAAACCAATGCAGGTAATTCATTTGCCGAATCTTCCGGATTATGACCGTTCCCTGGAAATGTGGACAATGGAACTGCGGACGTTTGCGAAAGGTCTTGCAGAGAAATTCGATGTAGAGATTACAGAAGAAAAATTAAATGCTGCAATTAAATGGTGTAATAAGGAGCGAAAACAGGCTGCTAGAATTTATGAACTGGGACGTTATGATCCTCCGGCAATTACAGGGATGCGGATGCGGGATATTATGGAAGGCGAGCAGTATATGTTCGATAAAGAAGAGAAATATAAGAGAATGGATGAAATCTTAAATGAGTGCGAGGAAAACTGGAAGAAAGGGAAATATCCATTTGAACCGGATCCGAATCGTCCAAGGTTAATCGTATCCGGAGCCGGAATGGGCGGTATAGAAGAGAAAACAATTAAAGTGATTGAGGAACTGGGAGGCGCTGTCGTCTGTTACGAAGGATGCTGCGGAATTTCTTCCAGAAGAAGACTTGTAGATGAAGACGAGTCAAGAGATCCATACATACGGATTGCGGAAAAATATATTGAGGTACCTTGCGCAGTAGTTTCACCAAATACGAGACGTATGAAGCAAGTGGAAGAAACGATTTCTGAATGGAAAGCAGATGGAATCATCAGTATTACGCTACATTCATGTAATCCATTTGCAATCGAAACCGAGAATATTAAGAGAGTTTGTGAGAAGTGCGGTATCCCACTGCTGCATATAGAAACAGATTTTACAGAAGGGGATGCAGGGCAGATCCGTACACGAATTGAAGCATATTTGGAAATGATTCGAGCAAGGAAAGAGGAACAATAA
- a CDS encoding 2-hydroxyacyl-CoA dehydratase, with protein MRKEEVKKWIDDCHKKHKKAAIYFCSFVPVEILEAAGFQTLQITHLEENGDLYPEELPKNVCPIVRECCEICESGVLEQADLIIAESSCDGKKKMFELLKDQSKVYYYQVPQGEEQEYVLPLIASESRYLIKMLEQRFGITVTDEAIRKAANDTNRQRASAMNLLAVQQQVPPCAWGMEVYEKLQENMKLPTSEERIAANEKVREEFLGREEKVPETAPRILLTGCPIGGVYQKIIEIVEKNGGVVVCFENCECIKSNIRFTDVKKDDIIASLAECYQNTACAIMTPNQKRKKLLEQLVTSYQIAGILDIHLQPCHAYTVEKYSVEKHFSQQGIPYAAIETGYSDADKAQLSTRIAAFLEILQ; from the coding sequence ATGAGAAAAGAAGAAGTAAAAAAATGGATCGATGATTGTCATAAGAAACATAAAAAAGCAGCAATTTATTTTTGTTCCTTTGTTCCGGTAGAGATATTGGAGGCTGCAGGATTTCAAACATTACAGATTACACATTTAGAGGAAAATGGAGATTTGTATCCGGAAGAATTGCCAAAGAATGTATGTCCGATTGTAAGAGAATGCTGTGAAATATGTGAAAGCGGTGTTTTAGAACAGGCAGACTTAATTATTGCAGAAAGTTCTTGTGATGGAAAGAAAAAAATGTTTGAACTTTTAAAGGATCAGTCGAAAGTATATTATTATCAAGTACCTCAAGGGGAAGAACAAGAATATGTACTTCCGCTGATTGCTTCTGAAAGTCGTTATTTGATTAAGATGCTTGAGCAGAGATTCGGTATTACAGTGACAGATGAAGCAATTCGTAAAGCAGCAAATGATACGAACAGACAGAGAGCGAGTGCAATGAATTTGTTGGCTGTGCAGCAGCAAGTACCTCCTTGTGCATGGGGAATGGAAGTATACGAAAAACTGCAAGAAAATATGAAACTGCCAACGAGTGAAGAGCGCATTGCAGCGAATGAGAAGGTAAGAGAAGAATTTCTGGGAAGAGAGGAGAAAGTTCCAGAAACTGCACCGCGTATTTTGCTTACAGGATGTCCGATTGGCGGAGTATATCAAAAAATTATCGAAATAGTTGAAAAAAATGGCGGTGTAGTAGTTTGTTTTGAAAACTGTGAATGTATAAAATCTAATATTCGCTTTACGGATGTAAAGAAAGACGATATAATAGCTTCGTTAGCAGAATGCTATCAAAATACTGCCTGTGCGATTATGACTCCGAATCAAAAGAGAAAGAAATTGCTGGAGCAATTAGTAACATCTTATCAAATTGCAGGAATTCTTGATATTCATTTACAGCCATGCCATGCTTATACGGTGGAGAAGTACTCTGTGGAAAAGCATTTCAGTCAGCAGGGAATTCCGTATGCAGCAATCGAGACAGGATATTCGGATGCCGATAAAGCACAGTTATCTACAAGAATAGCAGCCTTTTTGGAGATATTACAGTAA
- a CDS encoding response regulator transcription factor yields the protein MNDISVLVVDDEQSVLKAISYVLKHENINCCCASNCKQAFDYLQTQTFDVILLDIMMPEQDGFSFLKELREMNIMTPVILLSGREEDAVQVQGLGLGADDYMTKPFSKVILVSKIRAIVRRTQQYTTPAVTSVSPILQRGCFTLHLDSQLVLKNDTEISLSSKEFALLYFFLENSEKVLSKKEIFSRVWQNDVTDDNTILVYIKRLRDKIEDTPSKPVHLTTVWGKGYRFFP from the coding sequence ATGAATGATATTTCTGTTTTAGTAGTGGATGATGAACAATCTGTTCTAAAAGCAATCTCTTATGTTTTAAAACATGAAAATATAAATTGCTGTTGTGCATCGAACTGCAAACAAGCTTTTGACTATTTACAGACGCAGACTTTTGATGTCATTTTACTGGATATTATGATGCCTGAGCAAGATGGATTTTCTTTTTTAAAAGAATTGCGCGAAATGAATATTATGACTCCTGTAATTCTTTTAAGCGGTCGTGAAGAAGACGCTGTACAGGTGCAGGGATTGGGACTTGGCGCTGATGATTATATGACCAAGCCATTTAGCAAAGTAATCTTAGTTTCCAAAATACGGGCAATCGTCAGACGTACCCAGCAATATACAACTCCTGCTGTAACATCTGTCAGTCCGATACTTCAGCGCGGATGTTTCACGCTGCATCTGGACTCACAGCTTGTCCTAAAAAATGATACTGAGATTTCTCTTTCTTCGAAAGAATTTGCACTGCTCTATTTTTTTCTCGAAAATTCCGAAAAGGTTTTATCTAAGAAGGAAATCTTCTCAAGAGTCTGGCAAAATGATGTGACGGATGATAATACCATTCTTGTCTATATCAAACGTTTACGCGATAAAATTGAAGATACTCCCTCAAAACCTGTACATCTTACTACAGTATGGGGAAAAGGATACCGGTTTTTTCCATAA
- a CDS encoding HAMP domain-containing histidine kinase, whose product MKNKKILKRQILIACTSIVCLVGVVLFSYSSVEKMIISREEENMKSLAKVNARSLFSTLESKKDLVYAAFSGDMENLDEVETGSIKMGERCEYVSLEEITKQQEWEQKQCAEMLKKPGEVVIGPIEQTEEGAYVLYMLKTISVRGKITGYVRVQLDLDEIYEEEQALSALETENGRYCIVQNEAGKTIMPGTYRKEDISISHIAGKGSTVKWIYETNGGSLKNTKKLIACETITIGEEKLFLYIIENYDELVTPLERISLDFSLIGILLVMTAIGFIYKLQEHHKKETELVKELQHEKTLNETMKKQEGLMKKYNHSKNLGVLTGAIAHEFNNLMTPIVLYAELLEENEVVQKEMPEEINELKTSAVRCGELARQLLDYSRQGKAEKVLTDYDAVYAMHEAINIVKKILPENIVLQENICKTPYKIHGQVGSLNQIVLNLATNAVHAMKNGGVLKIEFGLSTDDDKVVRLIIEDNGEGIPTEIKQKVFQPFFTTKKMSEGTGIGLTVVKRLTEEHGGTIRVKTEIGKGTIFIVDFPYVTEEKIPASN is encoded by the coding sequence ATGAAAAATAAGAAAATATTAAAGAGACAAATATTGATAGCATGTACGAGTATCGTTTGCTTAGTTGGAGTTGTGCTTTTTAGCTATTCAAGCGTAGAAAAAATGATTATTTCACGGGAAGAAGAAAATATGAAAAGCTTAGCTAAAGTAAATGCAAGAAGTTTGTTTTCAACTTTAGAGTCAAAAAAAGATTTAGTATATGCAGCTTTTTCAGGGGATATGGAGAATTTAGATGAGGTAGAGACCGGAAGCATCAAGATGGGGGAACGCTGCGAATATGTGTCACTGGAAGAGATTACAAAACAACAGGAGTGGGAACAGAAACAATGTGCGGAAATGCTGAAAAAGCCGGGAGAAGTTGTGATAGGGCCGATTGAACAGACAGAGGAAGGGGCATATGTTTTATATATGCTGAAAACAATTTCTGTCAGAGGGAAAATTACCGGATATGTGCGTGTACAACTGGACCTGGATGAAATTTATGAAGAAGAACAGGCACTATCTGCATTAGAAACAGAAAATGGAAGATACTGCATTGTTCAGAACGAGGCAGGAAAAACGATTATGCCCGGAACTTACAGGAAAGAAGATATTTCGATATCACATATTGCCGGCAAAGGAAGTACCGTAAAATGGATTTACGAAACAAATGGAGGTTCGTTAAAAAATACAAAAAAATTAATTGCCTGTGAGACGATTACAATCGGAGAAGAGAAACTATTTTTGTATATTATTGAGAATTATGATGAATTAGTAACTCCATTGGAACGAATTTCACTGGATTTTAGTTTGATCGGCATATTATTAGTTATGACAGCAATCGGATTCATTTATAAATTACAGGAACATCATAAGAAGGAAACCGAATTGGTCAAAGAACTTCAGCACGAAAAGACGCTGAATGAGACAATGAAAAAACAGGAAGGATTGATGAAGAAATACAATCATTCCAAGAATTTGGGAGTATTGACCGGAGCAATTGCGCATGAATTTAATAATCTGATGACACCGATTGTTTTATATGCAGAATTATTAGAAGAAAATGAAGTTGTACAGAAAGAAATGCCGGAGGAAATCAATGAACTAAAAACTTCAGCCGTTCGCTGCGGAGAATTGGCAAGACAATTATTAGATTACAGCAGACAGGGAAAAGCGGAAAAAGTTTTGACCGATTATGATGCGGTTTATGCAATGCATGAAGCTATAAATATTGTAAAAAAAATACTTCCGGAAAATATTGTGTTACAGGAAAATATTTGCAAAACACCGTATAAAATACATGGGCAGGTTGGATCGCTCAATCAGATTGTATTGAATTTGGCTACCAACGCAGTTCATGCAATGAAAAACGGCGGGGTATTAAAGATTGAATTTGGTCTAAGTACAGATGACGATAAAGTTGTACGACTTATTATCGAAGATAATGGTGAAGGGATTCCAACAGAGATTAAGCAGAAAGTATTCCAACCATTTTTTACAACTAAAAAAATGAGTGAGGGAACCGGGATTGGTCTTACCGTTGTAAAGCGTCTGACAGAAGAACATGGAGGAACTATCCGGGTAAAAACAGAAATAGGAAAAGGAACAATATTTATCGTAGATTTTCCATATGTAACTGAAGAAAAAATTCCTGCGTCAAACTGA
- a CDS encoding ABC transporter permease subunit codes for MIFLNYYNLFISIHQGGEVLSENKQVDRMIHATKMKDRQNWRKMGGKNYNVGAIISLIIIAIVWYVAAHIVDSPFTFPYLETVLHDVVYSLSDLYVLKNLGITMRRVLTGSLYAFIIGFPLGMIMGYSPKILQAMSPFINSLRQVPIMAWVPLSIVWLGIGDGPTIFLIAFSGIFTIILNTVAGVQDISKDFYNAARSMGAGTLSIIKDIVIPGSLPGVLTGIRLAIGLGWMSVI; via the coding sequence ATGATTTTTTTGAATTATTACAATTTATTCATATCTATTCATCAAGGGGGTGAGGTTTTGAGTGAAAACAAACAAGTAGATCGTATGATCCACGCCACCAAAATGAAAGATCGGCAAAATTGGCGAAAAATGGGCGGCAAAAACTATAATGTCGGAGCAATCATTTCTCTTATTATTATTGCAATCGTCTGGTATGTTGCTGCACACATCGTAGATTCTCCATTTACATTCCCGTATTTAGAGACCGTATTACATGATGTCGTTTATTCTCTATCTGATTTATACGTTCTTAAAAATCTCGGAATTACGATGCGCCGAGTTCTGACCGGTTCCTTATATGCTTTCATTATTGGTTTTCCTTTAGGAATGATTATGGGATATTCTCCTAAAATTTTGCAGGCAATGTCTCCATTTATCAACTCCTTAAGACAAGTTCCAATTATGGCGTGGGTTCCTTTATCTATTGTATGGCTTGGTATCGGTGATGGTCCAACAATTTTCCTGATCGCATTTAGCGGTATTTTTACAATTATTTTAAATACCGTTGCAGGTGTACAGGATATCAGCAAGGATTTCTATAATGCCGCGCGATCAATGGGAGCAGGAACATTAAGCATTATAAAAGATATTGTTATTCCGGGCTCTCTTCCTGGAGTGCTGACCGGAATTCGACTGGCAATCGGACTTGGATGGATGTCTGTTATATGA
- a CDS encoding ABC transporter ATP-binding protein, with translation MSISVEHISKTFKNKRKPEEPAQVLKDVSFEVGEGEFVSLLGPSGCGKTTTLTIIAGFQKPDDGKIIVNGKEVSKPGTDRAFMFQNYALFPWLKVGENIEYPMKKMKVPKEQRKQTLKELLEMAQLTEYENHYIHELSGGMKQRVALLRAIACDPQVLLMDEPLGAVDFQMRQMLQMQLESILQKKKTTALMVTHDVDESIYLSDRVVVMSRNHGKILADIKIDLPRPRDRTNPKYHDYVDQLTTVLKSALNGEVYTDDDKDLMEFIQGVESGK, from the coding sequence ATGTCTATTTCAGTAGAACATATTTCAAAAACATTTAAAAACAAGAGAAAACCGGAAGAGCCGGCGCAGGTATTGAAGGATGTTTCTTTTGAGGTGGGAGAGGGAGAATTTGTTTCTCTGCTTGGTCCTTCCGGATGTGGAAAGACAACAACATTGACAATTATTGCCGGATTCCAAAAGCCGGATGATGGAAAAATTATTGTAAATGGAAAAGAAGTCAGCAAGCCTGGGACAGATCGTGCATTTATGTTTCAGAATTATGCATTATTTCCGTGGCTGAAAGTTGGAGAAAACATTGAATATCCAATGAAAAAAATGAAAGTTCCGAAGGAACAGCGCAAACAGACGCTGAAAGAGTTATTAGAGATGGCTCAGCTTACAGAGTATGAGAATCACTATATACATGAACTTTCCGGTGGTATGAAGCAGAGGGTTGCGCTTCTTCGTGCAATTGCCTGTGATCCGCAGGTACTTTTAATGGATGAGCCGCTTGGAGCGGTAGATTTCCAGATGAGACAGATGCTCCAGATGCAGCTGGAAAGTATTTTACAAAAGAAAAAGACGACAGCACTTATGGTAACTCACGATGTGGATGAGTCTATTTATCTGAGTGACCGGGTCGTTGTGATGTCACGAAATCACGGGAAAATACTGGCAGATATTAAGATTGACCTGCCGAGACCGCGTGATCGTACGAATCCAAAATATCATGACTATGTAGACCAATTAACGACTGTGCTGAAATCTGCGTTAAATGGAGAGGTTTACACAGATGATGATAAGGATTTAATGGAATTTATACAGGGAGTGGAAAGTGGAAAATAA
- a CDS encoding sulfur reduction protein DsrE, producing MKVAYLFESEHAREILETMIIPQLEEGRHGVEVAGMMFFFDNTYMLVEGSDIGARLQALSEKTGMLLMACDRCCYQRDIADKLVAPAGIGCFPNVYAALAPANVDQVITL from the coding sequence ATGAAAGTAGCTTATTTATTTGAATCAGAACATGCGAGAGAGATTCTTGAGACGATGATTATTCCGCAGTTGGAAGAAGGAAGACATGGCGTAGAAGTAGCCGGAATGATGTTCTTCTTTGACAATACTTATATGTTGGTGGAAGGATCTGATATCGGAGCAAGACTGCAGGCGCTCAGCGAGAAGACAGGCATGCTTCTTATGGCATGTGACCGCTGCTGCTATCAGAGAGATATTGCTGATAAACTTGTGGCACCGGCAGGAATCGGATGTTTCCCGAATGTTTATGCAGCACTTGCACCTGCAAATGTAGATCAGGTTATTACGTTGTAG
- a CDS encoding DUF3343 domain-containing protein: protein MHQMDYYHILAFENTRDAMTALSLSREQIRALIMPIPSDISSGCGLALRFPDSTEEQILSFCQKLNFPCTLYKMVTAKVNGRRAVTKLFQQQHS, encoded by the coding sequence GTGCATCAAATGGACTATTACCACATTTTAGCTTTTGAAAACACACGGGATGCCATGACAGCGCTCTCCCTGTCAAGAGAGCAGATCCGCGCTCTCATCATGCCGATTCCTTCTGATATCAGCAGTGGATGCGGTTTGGCGCTGCGTTTCCCTGACAGTACCGAAGAACAGATTCTGTCTTTCTGTCAGAAACTGAATTTCCCTTGTACGTTATACAAAATGGTCACTGCCAAAGTCAATGGCAGACGCGCTGTGACAAAGCTTTTTCAGCAACAACATTCTTAA
- a CDS encoding 2-hydroxyacyl-CoA dehydratase, with product MPELNLPEDFETFPEARKKSFLRLKELKDQGRRIVGTFCTYTPSELVTAADAIAVGLCGISEELIPPAETRLPKNLCPLIKSSYGGALSGKCPFFYFSDMILAETTCDGKKKMYELLGELKHTHVMQLPPGSTGVKALEFWKAEVVDIKEEFERFYGIEITDEKIREAIKLRNRERKAVLDFFEVGRLKPSPVSGYEINTIISSNDYNYDIEGKIAYLEKRTAELKDLYEKEYKGKPSRPRILITGCPTTGVMDKVIKRIEELGADVVGFENCCGPREKKDPVNETKDPITAIAEKYLRVNCSVMSPNPGRLDALGTQIDEYQVDGVVEVLLHACHTFAIEADTIKRYVTTEKQLPYMAINTDYSPADQAQIDTRLGAFIELLGAQC from the coding sequence ATGCCAGAATTAAATTTACCGGAAGATTTTGAAACATTCCCGGAAGCTCGAAAGAAATCATTTCTTCGTTTAAAAGAACTAAAAGATCAGGGACGACGCATTGTCGGTACTTTCTGCACCTACACTCCGTCAGAACTTGTTACTGCTGCAGATGCTATCGCCGTAGGGCTTTGCGGTATCAGTGAAGAACTGATTCCTCCGGCTGAAACAAGACTTCCAAAGAACCTCTGTCCACTGATTAAGTCAAGCTACGGCGGCGCTCTCTCCGGAAAATGTCCGTTTTTCTATTTTTCCGATATGATCCTTGCCGAAACAACGTGCGACGGCAAAAAGAAAATGTACGAATTGCTCGGAGAGCTAAAGCACACTCATGTCATGCAGCTTCCACCTGGAAGTACCGGTGTCAAAGCACTGGAATTCTGGAAAGCAGAGGTTGTTGATATCAAAGAAGAATTTGAGCGTTTTTATGGAATTGAGATTACAGATGAGAAGATCCGTGAAGCAATCAAACTGAGGAATCGAGAGCGAAAAGCCGTCCTCGACTTTTTTGAGGTCGGACGTCTGAAACCTTCTCCGGTCAGCGGTTATGAGATCAATACAATCATTTCTTCTAACGATTACAATTATGATATCGAAGGAAAGATTGCATATCTGGAAAAACGTACTGCCGAACTGAAGGATCTGTACGAAAAAGAATATAAAGGCAAACCATCCCGCCCGCGTATCCTCATTACCGGATGTCCGACAACCGGTGTTATGGATAAGGTTATCAAGCGAATCGAAGAGCTCGGCGCCGATGTTGTTGGATTCGAAAACTGCTGTGGTCCGCGTGAGAAAAAAGATCCGGTTAATGAAACAAAAGATCCAATTACCGCGATTGCAGAAAAATATCTCCGCGTCAACTGTTCTGTTATGAGCCCGAATCCGGGGCGTCTTGATGCCCTTGGCACACAGATTGATGAATATCAGGTAGACGGCGTTGTGGAAGTACTTCTTCACGCCTGCCATACATTTGCAATTGAGGCAGACACAATCAAGCGCTATGTAACAACTGAGAAGCAGCTTCCTTATATGGCTATCAATACCGACTATTCTCCTGCCGATCAGGCACAGATTGACACAAGACTTGGCGCTTTCATTGAATTGCTCGGTGCACAGTGCTAA